A stretch of the Marinobacter sp. JH2 genome encodes the following:
- a CDS encoding EAL domain-containing protein, whose product MFLSVKWKAVIFLSLVFVLITGAWVTQHIYQTLKTYDSKVQESHLKQQQLLTQLLDDNFLRLSQLSQLISEIPEIQKTTFRGHPSHLKNFLKKEWVQLNINTGIDFIGLYSTNGSLVAHTYNQTLFQDQSALDEAIATAMRANHANNPDSFLFCHTGCSQFAVEPLVLGNGKEAVMVTGQNIADTILRFHQISGDNLAVLLPSESNGTPEERMLRNWDLRLWAASSFQTSLGQLREIQARSPLNSVAEGNALDFENSMLLFHQLDLEEYWAYGDSPTLLTISDETDQYQGLINALTSTVAIGLMALFISELILLIIMLTPLKRLTAVVEALTLLPKHQYQAALKKVEKRPIRLRDEVSLLESSTRYVIRELEALHIEVEDKSRSLEGQVALLSRSRAFLERLIDSSHLFIATLSPTGNILTTNSRFDKEFKRPARNFSERFINSSGTEDFQRKLTHLVAGDCEVIQFDAEFMNDQGVVIYFDWTCSIVEDEKGRDTVLAIGIDLTQRKRDEEALEWLANNDPLTGIGNRRCFQHDLHHLLDTQRSGAVIFIDVNRFKQINDLYGHTVGDTVLIQIAEALSNTVRASDSISRLAGDEFTVILPHIDTQQLEGFLEKLSQNLNGQVILDEEDRTIEYNVSIGAALVNEHGNTEQELIVHADMAMNQAKKKGNGQWQIFDPDNNDLANLRRDHDLTSLIKLALKRTDLFQLNYQPIYSIEEATVSHYEVLLRLKDSLGNAVYPSDFIPAAERMGLIRLVDEWVLDNAIEKLATDHQNGADYTLSINISAPTLQSSEFPKTLLGTLNSHRVEPRFVVIELTETAYIENFQMVLNNLQQISDAGILVALDDFGVGFSSFSYLKKLPLSYVKLDGSYILDLQNNPDNQVFVESLTNMVYAFGMKTIAEFVEDAETLDKLQELGVAYAQGYYIGRPLPELDDMLCATGFGQLKKSRD is encoded by the coding sequence ATGTTTCTCAGTGTTAAATGGAAGGCAGTTATTTTTCTGAGCCTCGTGTTTGTATTGATCACCGGGGCTTGGGTAACTCAGCACATATACCAAACGTTAAAAACCTACGACAGTAAGGTTCAAGAAAGCCACCTGAAGCAACAGCAACTATTAACTCAGTTGCTTGACGACAATTTCTTGAGACTTTCACAGCTGTCTCAACTGATCTCTGAAATACCTGAAATCCAAAAAACCACGTTTCGGGGGCATCCGTCTCACCTTAAAAACTTTCTAAAGAAAGAGTGGGTTCAACTCAACATCAATACTGGCATCGATTTTATTGGCCTTTACAGCACGAATGGAAGCCTCGTCGCACATACCTACAATCAAACGTTGTTTCAGGATCAATCCGCATTGGATGAAGCCATTGCTACGGCCATGAGGGCCAACCACGCCAACAACCCGGATTCCTTTTTGTTCTGTCATACCGGATGCTCACAGTTCGCGGTAGAGCCCCTTGTGCTGGGTAATGGCAAAGAAGCAGTGATGGTGACGGGGCAGAACATAGCCGACACCATCCTGCGTTTTCATCAGATTTCTGGCGATAACCTCGCTGTTCTATTGCCGTCTGAATCAAACGGTACTCCCGAAGAACGCATGTTACGGAATTGGGATCTCAGACTATGGGCAGCCAGCAGTTTCCAGACATCTCTTGGCCAACTTCGCGAGATACAAGCTAGATCGCCGTTAAATTCCGTAGCTGAAGGCAACGCACTCGATTTCGAAAATTCTATGCTGTTATTTCATCAACTTGATTTGGAGGAATACTGGGCGTATGGAGATTCTCCAACCCTCCTGACGATCAGTGATGAAACCGATCAGTATCAGGGACTTATCAACGCATTGACTTCGACGGTTGCCATCGGCCTCATGGCACTATTTATTTCGGAGCTGATCCTCCTGATCATTATGTTAACGCCATTGAAACGCCTCACTGCGGTCGTTGAAGCCCTGACTTTACTTCCTAAACATCAATACCAAGCTGCTCTAAAGAAAGTTGAAAAACGCCCTATTCGCCTGCGGGACGAAGTATCTTTACTTGAAAGCAGCACTCGCTATGTCATCCGCGAACTCGAAGCACTGCACATTGAAGTCGAAGACAAAAGCCGTTCACTTGAGGGGCAGGTTGCCCTACTCTCCCGTTCCAGGGCGTTTCTTGAACGTCTCATCGACAGTTCGCACCTGTTCATTGCGACCCTCTCTCCAACCGGCAACATTCTGACCACCAACAGCCGGTTCGATAAAGAATTCAAACGTCCGGCTCGTAACTTTTCGGAACGGTTCATCAACAGCTCAGGCACAGAGGATTTTCAACGAAAATTGACGCACCTGGTCGCTGGCGATTGCGAGGTCATTCAGTTTGATGCCGAGTTCATGAATGACCAAGGTGTTGTCATCTATTTCGATTGGACGTGTTCAATCGTCGAAGACGAAAAAGGTAGAGATACCGTTTTGGCCATAGGCATTGACCTTACCCAACGTAAACGCGATGAGGAAGCTTTGGAGTGGCTTGCGAATAATGACCCTTTAACAGGAATCGGAAACAGACGCTGCTTCCAGCACGATTTACACCATCTACTGGACACTCAACGAAGCGGTGCGGTGATTTTTATCGATGTAAATCGCTTTAAGCAAATCAACGACCTGTACGGCCATACTGTCGGGGACACAGTGTTGATTCAAATTGCCGAGGCGCTGAGTAATACCGTGCGGGCAAGCGACTCAATCAGTCGTTTAGCCGGCGACGAATTCACCGTCATTTTACCGCATATCGACACCCAACAACTTGAAGGCTTCTTGGAGAAGTTGTCTCAAAACCTGAACGGACAGGTGATATTGGACGAGGAAGATCGAACGATCGAGTACAACGTGAGCATAGGCGCAGCGCTGGTTAATGAGCACGGAAACACGGAGCAGGAATTGATTGTTCATGCCGACATGGCCATGAATCAAGCGAAGAAAAAAGGTAACGGACAATGGCAGATCTTTGATCCCGATAACAACGATCTAGCCAACCTGCGACGCGACCACGACCTTACCTCCTTAATTAAGCTTGCGCTTAAACGTACCGATCTTTTTCAACTTAACTACCAACCAATCTATTCCATTGAGGAAGCCACAGTAAGTCATTATGAAGTGCTGCTAAGACTGAAAGATAGCCTCGGTAATGCGGTATACCCCAGTGATTTCATTCCTGCGGCAGAACGCATGGGACTTATCCGTCTAGTGGATGAATGGGTTCTGGATAACGCCATAGAAAAACTTGCAACCGACCATCAAAATGGCGCTGACTACACGCTTTCAATCAACATCTCGGCCCCTACCCTCCAATCTTCAGAGTTCCCGAAAACGCTTTTAGGAACGCTCAATAGCCATCGAGTTGAACCGCGTTTCGTTGTCATTGAGCTGACCGAAACCGCCTACATAGAAAACTTTCAGATGGTGCTGAATAACCTCCAACAAATCAGTGACGCAGGCATACTGGTCGCGCTTGACGACTTCGGCGTTGGCTTCTCGTCATTTAGCTATCTGAAGAAACTACCACTGAGTTACGTGAAGTTGGATGGCTCGTACATTCTTGATCTGCAGAACAACCCAGATAATCAGGTGTTCGTTGAAAGCCTAACCAATATGGTGTATGCATTTGGCATGAAAACGATTGCCGAATTTGTAGAAGATGCGGAGACCCTCGATAAACTGCAAGAACTCGGGGTTGCCTACGCGCAAGGGTATTACATTGGGCGCCCTCTGCCAGAGCTCGATGATATGCTTTGCGCTACGGGATTTGGGCAATTGAAGAAGTCGAGGGACTGA
- a CDS encoding substrate-binding domain-containing protein, translating into MPTVFKRSRLLCACVFVVCVGVFASINAYGETKLLIHNDIEVEKLDTTYLNQIFAMQVRKWPNGTPIQVFVLPSSNPLHRDFVVNHLNTQAHQLDRIWNRMLFTGTGKPPALVQSETEMYSKLLTTPGAIGYVSTAYPVKDSEVLGEKQQ; encoded by the coding sequence ATGCCAACAGTATTTAAACGGTCAAGGTTACTCTGCGCTTGTGTATTCGTCGTATGTGTCGGCGTGTTCGCAAGCATAAACGCCTATGGCGAAACAAAGTTACTCATACACAACGACATTGAAGTCGAAAAGCTAGACACAACCTACCTGAACCAGATATTCGCCATGCAAGTGCGGAAGTGGCCGAATGGAACGCCCATTCAGGTGTTTGTACTTCCAAGTTCCAACCCATTGCACCGTGATTTTGTCGTCAACCACTTGAACACTCAAGCCCATCAACTTGACCGCATCTGGAACCGAATGCTGTTCACAGGGACAGGAAAACCCCCGGCATTGGTTCAATCTGAAACTGAAATGTATTCGAAACTTTTAACTACGCCAGGTGCAATCGGTTATGTGTCGACAGCATACCCGGTCAAGGACTCAGAAGTACTGGGAGAAAAGCAACAATGA
- a CDS encoding molybdopterin cofactor-binding domain-containing protein: MSKFYRYLNQPDGIETATLQASEERLQVSRRGFLIGAAGAGFTLAFFRSGLSFAQPEDVVEAGTFEPTIWYHIEPNGRIVVNIAEAEMGQHVGTALARIVADELEADWSMVELNHVDSDPKWGLMVTGGSWSVWENFTPLSQAGAAGRKALIEEGARLLGVSADQCEARNSHVVAGDESISYGDIVSRGDLSRTYTADDLKQIPIKPATQRRLIGRDSRALDIPDKTDGASRYGLDAKVDGMVYGRPLIPPTRYGAIINNIDDSDAKAIKGYQQTIMLDDPTDTVPGWAVVIADSFYAANKAAEKVKVDWTAGDTADVSEQDIIDHGVNLIESPGKGSIMFPDDGVDEAFNDAADIFEQDYITHTVLHVQMEPVNALAYEKDGVWEIHTGNQWQSIIIPVLAKALGVKEDKVVMRTYMLGGGFGRRLNGDYSIPAALASQKLGKPVKLVFTREDDVRFDSPRSASFQRMRMAFDQNGIPVGMEHHATAGWPTEVMAPFFMPKGANDEPYDPFSIQGAAHWYTVGPHRVRAISNDLANATFRPGWLRSVGSGWINFALESFMDEAARHANKDPIEFRLELLKSEGKNAGEAPNSVGGASRQANVLRRARELSGWGQELPENTGLGVATSYGQERNMPTWTACVARVHVNRDTGHVKLEKLTLVTDAGTVVHPDGARAQVEGAALWGVSMALHEGTRYEKGEPVDRNLDTYTPMRIRDVPEMELEFIESTEVPVGLGEPATTVTGPAIASAIQSAVGVRIREIPITPAAVHKALQR, from the coding sequence ATGAGTAAGTTCTACCGTTATCTCAATCAGCCCGACGGCATCGAAACAGCCACCCTCCAGGCTTCGGAAGAACGTTTACAGGTTAGCCGTCGTGGTTTTCTGATCGGTGCAGCAGGAGCCGGCTTTACGTTAGCATTTTTTCGTTCTGGCCTGAGTTTTGCGCAACCCGAAGACGTGGTTGAAGCAGGCACCTTCGAGCCCACCATCTGGTATCACATTGAGCCAAACGGTCGGATTGTTGTGAACATCGCCGAAGCCGAAATGGGCCAGCATGTCGGTACTGCTCTGGCCCGCATCGTTGCCGATGAACTGGAAGCTGACTGGTCCATGGTCGAACTCAATCATGTGGACAGTGATCCAAAATGGGGCTTGATGGTCACCGGTGGCAGCTGGTCGGTCTGGGAAAACTTCACGCCTCTGAGTCAGGCCGGTGCTGCCGGACGCAAGGCCCTCATCGAAGAAGGTGCACGTTTGCTTGGCGTGAGCGCAGATCAGTGCGAAGCACGCAACAGCCATGTTGTAGCCGGCGATGAATCCATCAGTTACGGCGACATCGTTAGCCGCGGTGATCTTAGCCGAACCTACACCGCAGATGACCTCAAGCAGATTCCCATCAAGCCGGCAACCCAGCGTCGCCTGATTGGCCGTGACTCGCGGGCTTTGGATATACCCGATAAAACCGACGGTGCCAGCCGCTATGGTTTGGACGCAAAAGTAGACGGCATGGTTTATGGCCGACCGCTTATTCCGCCCACCCGTTATGGCGCGATCATCAACAACATTGATGACAGCGACGCCAAAGCTATAAAAGGCTATCAACAAACCATCATGTTGGATGATCCAACAGATACTGTTCCCGGCTGGGCCGTGGTTATTGCCGATTCGTTTTATGCTGCTAATAAAGCCGCAGAAAAAGTGAAGGTCGATTGGACCGCAGGTGATACTGCTGATGTCAGCGAACAAGACATTATCGACCACGGTGTTAACCTGATCGAGTCTCCGGGCAAGGGCTCCATCATGTTCCCCGACGATGGCGTAGACGAAGCCTTCAACGACGCAGCGGATATCTTTGAGCAGGACTACATCACTCATACGGTACTCCACGTCCAAATGGAACCGGTGAACGCGCTGGCTTACGAAAAAGATGGTGTTTGGGAGATTCATACCGGCAACCAATGGCAATCCATCATCATTCCGGTACTCGCAAAGGCATTAGGCGTAAAAGAAGATAAGGTCGTCATGCGTACTTATATGCTGGGCGGTGGCTTTGGTCGCCGCCTGAACGGTGATTACTCGATACCTGCGGCACTAGCCTCTCAAAAACTCGGGAAACCTGTAAAGCTGGTGTTTACTCGCGAGGATGATGTTCGCTTTGACTCGCCCCGCTCCGCCTCGTTTCAGCGTATGCGAATGGCATTCGACCAAAATGGTATTCCAGTAGGCATGGAACACCATGCCACTGCAGGTTGGCCAACCGAAGTGATGGCGCCGTTCTTTATGCCCAAAGGGGCAAACGATGAACCGTATGATCCGTTCTCGATTCAAGGGGCTGCGCATTGGTATACCGTGGGGCCACACCGCGTCCGCGCCATTTCAAACGACCTTGCCAATGCAACTTTTCGACCCGGTTGGTTAAGGTCTGTCGGGTCTGGTTGGATTAACTTCGCTCTTGAATCATTTATGGACGAGGCGGCTCGTCATGCCAATAAAGACCCTATCGAATTCCGACTGGAACTGCTTAAATCCGAGGGCAAAAATGCCGGTGAAGCACCCAATTCGGTTGGCGGGGCATCTCGCCAAGCCAACGTTTTGAGGCGCGCTCGTGAACTCTCTGGCTGGGGGCAAGAGCTCCCCGAAAATACCGGTCTCGGCGTAGCCACATCTTACGGCCAAGAGCGAAACATGCCTACATGGACGGCCTGCGTAGCCAGAGTCCACGTGAACCGCGATACCGGCCACGTAAAACTTGAGAAGCTGACACTGGTAACCGATGCAGGCACGGTCGTTCACCCCGATGGTGCCCGAGCACAAGTTGAAGGGGCGGCATTATGGGGTGTAAGCATGGCGCTCCATGAAGGAACCCGGTATGAGAAAGGTGAACCCGTTGATAGAAACCTGGACACCTACACGCCGATGCGCATCAGAGATGTACCCGAGATGGAGCTTGAATTTATCGAAAGTACTGAAGTTCCTGTCGGATTGGGTGAGCCGGCAACAACCGTAACAGGCCCTGCAATCGCCAGTGCAATCCAATCGGCGGTTGGTGTACGGATTCGAGAAATTCCGATTACACCCGCAGCCGTTCATAAAGCATTACAAAGATAA
- a CDS encoding (2Fe-2S)-binding protein, with protein MATEFELNGQPVTVDIENDTPLLWALRDELDLTGTKYGCGIGMCGACTVLVNGRAIRSCITPVKAVSGASITTIEGLHPEGNHPLQKAWIETQTPQCGYCQSGQIMQAAAMLQDFPEPTDEQINQAMGGNLCRCMAYVRIRKAIKLAAAEIKEASSPTAQETGAAANE; from the coding sequence ATGGCTACAGAATTCGAACTCAACGGTCAGCCCGTTACTGTTGATATTGAAAACGATACCCCCCTGCTCTGGGCCCTACGGGATGAGCTTGATCTGACCGGCACTAAATATGGGTGCGGCATTGGCATGTGCGGCGCTTGTACCGTGCTAGTCAATGGCCGCGCTATTCGGTCCTGCATAACCCCCGTGAAGGCAGTATCTGGCGCTTCGATCACCACCATTGAAGGCCTGCACCCTGAAGGCAACCACCCCCTTCAAAAAGCATGGATTGAAACACAGACCCCCCAATGCGGTTACTGCCAAAGCGGCCAAATCATGCAGGCGGCCGCCATGCTTCAGGATTTCCCTGAGCCAACCGACGAACAGATTAACCAAGCAATGGGCGGAAATTTGTGTCGATGCATGGCTTACGTGCGTATCCGCAAAGCGATCAAACTGGCAGCAGCAGAAATAAAAGAAGCTAGCAGCCCGACAGCGCAGGAAACAGGAGCGGCAGCCAATGAGTAA
- a CDS encoding cytochrome c, whose translation MFKKIVGGVVALSVLALAIFLLIAWEPSIDPINTPNPGAFSEEQINRGEVLAGLGNCETCHTTAPNKPLAGGRAMPTPFGTLYSTNITPDPKTGIGQWSEEAFARAMREGVTQSGSHLFPAFPYTHFTKLSDDDTSDLYAYIMSQSAIQAEPPENTLEFPFNIRLLLAGWKWLFFDEGRYETETSKSEEWNRGAYIAEGAGHCSACHTPRNVLGAEDTSKAWEGAIINNWYAPALNTSNRTPAGWTETEAYKYLRNGGSPFHGVAVGSMADVVHDGLKQAPDSDLRALSVWLSDLAQASGDQQASANSVSAIHSAHNNQSPSTMMGEGERLFTYACAACHYNEPNSTNTLRPDMALNSAISAPTPINLIRVTLNGVSLKEGLPEAMMPGFAHALDDRQIASLLAYLRSTHTDQPAWTNLEQQVRDQRP comes from the coding sequence GTGTTTAAAAAAATCGTTGGAGGTGTAGTCGCGCTTAGCGTGTTGGCCCTAGCTATTTTCCTGTTAATTGCCTGGGAACCTTCCATAGATCCGATTAATACTCCCAATCCTGGCGCGTTCAGCGAAGAGCAAATCAATCGCGGTGAAGTGCTAGCAGGATTAGGAAACTGCGAAACCTGCCACACGACCGCCCCCAACAAACCTCTAGCGGGCGGGCGCGCAATGCCGACTCCGTTCGGCACCCTTTATTCCACCAATATTACGCCGGATCCTAAAACCGGAATTGGCCAATGGTCAGAAGAAGCGTTTGCCAGAGCCATGCGCGAAGGTGTAACGCAATCAGGTTCACATCTGTTTCCTGCTTTTCCTTACACCCATTTCACCAAACTGTCGGATGACGACACCTCTGACTTATACGCCTACATCATGTCCCAGTCAGCGATTCAGGCGGAACCGCCTGAGAACACGCTGGAATTCCCTTTTAACATTCGCTTGTTGTTAGCGGGCTGGAAATGGTTGTTTTTTGACGAAGGCCGGTACGAAACCGAGACCAGCAAAAGCGAGGAGTGGAACCGCGGCGCTTATATTGCGGAAGGCGCTGGCCATTGCAGTGCCTGCCATACGCCTCGTAATGTTTTAGGTGCTGAAGACACGAGCAAAGCGTGGGAAGGCGCTATCATCAATAATTGGTACGCGCCCGCTTTAAACACCAGCAACCGCACGCCTGCAGGCTGGACCGAAACTGAGGCCTATAAATACCTTCGCAACGGCGGTTCCCCTTTCCACGGTGTGGCTGTCGGCTCAATGGCCGATGTCGTTCATGACGGGCTAAAGCAAGCGCCAGATAGCGATCTCCGAGCTCTATCCGTTTGGCTGAGCGATCTGGCTCAAGCTTCCGGTGATCAACAAGCCAGCGCAAACTCGGTTAGCGCTATTCACTCCGCACATAACAACCAGAGCCCCTCAACCATGATGGGCGAAGGCGAGCGTTTGTTTACCTACGCTTGTGCTGCCTGCCATTACAACGAGCCGAATTCCACCAACACGCTCCGCCCCGACATGGCGTTGAATAGCGCCATCAGTGCGCCCACCCCAATTAACCTCATCCGTGTAACGCTGAATGGGGTATCGCTGAAAGAAGGTTTACCCGAGGCGATGATGCCAGGTTTCGCTCATGCTCTGGACGATCGTCAAATCGCGAGCCTGCTGGCATACCTCCGCTCCACCCACACTGACCAGCCTGCATGGACAAATTTGGAGCAACAGGTTCGCGACCAGCGTCCATAG
- a CDS encoding LysR family transcriptional regulator, whose product MISPITLDALLTLDAIERRHSFAAAAEELFRVPSAISYTVNKLEEDLGVPLFDRSRRKAELTPVGRLVLEQGRQILKATDELTAMARRAADGWEVELRIAIDSVLDCAPFYKLIEEFQHIQPKTEIRLTEEVLGGSWDALSGDRCDLVIGAPGAPPTTGFAIHSLGYVGFDFAVSAGHPLTELPQPIPASAIRDYPTVIVADSSRHFPARSSGLLDGRSRIIVPTIDHKIDAQCKGLGVGYLPHHRILQELAGGQLEVLALDAPRPPSEVSVAWPRRKTGKGLKWFVDRLKQMQFDPEQGVIVKGNVD is encoded by the coding sequence ATGATTTCCCCAATTACACTTGATGCGCTACTCACCTTAGACGCAATCGAACGTAGACACAGTTTCGCGGCGGCTGCAGAGGAACTCTTCCGTGTACCCTCTGCCATCTCATACACGGTCAACAAACTGGAGGAAGATCTTGGCGTCCCGCTCTTCGATCGTAGCCGGCGTAAAGCCGAACTAACCCCGGTCGGGCGACTGGTTTTGGAGCAGGGCCGGCAGATTCTTAAGGCAACCGATGAATTGACAGCCATGGCCAGAAGAGCTGCTGACGGCTGGGAAGTAGAGCTGCGAATTGCTATCGACAGCGTGCTTGATTGCGCTCCGTTCTACAAACTCATCGAAGAATTTCAACATATTCAGCCTAAAACCGAGATCAGACTGACCGAAGAAGTCCTAGGTGGAAGCTGGGATGCCCTAAGCGGCGATCGATGCGACCTTGTCATTGGTGCCCCGGGCGCGCCCCCAACGACAGGTTTTGCGATACATTCGTTAGGTTATGTAGGTTTTGATTTCGCTGTATCAGCAGGCCATCCTTTGACTGAACTGCCCCAGCCGATCCCGGCCAGCGCTATTCGAGACTACCCTACCGTCATTGTTGCAGACAGCTCGCGGCATTTTCCAGCGCGCTCATCCGGCTTGCTCGACGGTCGAAGTCGGATCATCGTACCAACGATTGATCATAAGATTGATGCACAGTGCAAGGGGCTTGGCGTTGGCTATTTGCCGCACCATCGCATTCTTCAGGAACTGGCCGGTGGCCAACTGGAGGTTTTGGCCCTGGACGCACCTCGCCCACCTTCTGAGGTTTCGGTAGCCTGGCCGCGCCGTAAAACCGGGAAAGGCTTGAAATGGTTTGTCGACCGCCTAAAACAAATGCAGTTTGATCCGGAACAAGGAGTTATCGTTAAAGGAAACGTAGATTAA
- a CDS encoding anti-sigma factor has product MSFSKVDEMNCETFITNIDTEAECDLTADMKQHADACPQCARALRAALEIQQGLQGITIPEPTLDFEERVLAAATGGNSKTGYRNWHIPAWSGAIAAALVVGVFIGGQLTSPSSENQPVIAHESVQSVTVPGTAPKQQTVKLAFNSHESVENVTLTLELPPNMELAPFPGRHRVSWKVDLKPGDNLLALPLNVLFPGAGTLVAHLDDGNKRKTFRADIGKTKEPST; this is encoded by the coding sequence GTGAGCTTCAGTAAGGTGGACGAAATGAACTGCGAAACATTTATTACCAACATCGATACTGAAGCTGAGTGCGACCTTACGGCCGACATGAAGCAGCATGCAGATGCCTGCCCTCAATGTGCACGGGCGCTTCGTGCTGCCCTTGAGATTCAGCAAGGCCTGCAGGGTATTACAATCCCAGAGCCTACCTTGGATTTTGAAGAGCGAGTGCTTGCCGCGGCGACCGGTGGGAATTCGAAAACAGGCTACCGAAACTGGCACATCCCAGCTTGGAGTGGCGCTATCGCTGCCGCCCTCGTGGTTGGTGTTTTTATTGGAGGCCAACTGACCTCACCCAGTTCGGAAAACCAGCCTGTTATTGCACATGAATCAGTTCAATCCGTAACAGTGCCCGGCACCGCGCCGAAACAGCAGACCGTAAAACTTGCGTTCAATTCTCACGAATCCGTTGAAAATGTCACCCTGACTCTGGAGCTGCCTCCGAATATGGAGCTGGCCCCCTTCCCCGGCCGGCACCGTGTGAGCTGGAAGGTTGATTTAAAGCCCGGCGACAACTTATTAGCGCTTCCGCTGAATGTACTTTTCCCCGGTGCAGGTACACTGGTTGCGCATCTCGATGATGGCAACAAAAGGAAGACATTCCGTGCGGACATCGGCAAGACAAAGGAGCCGTCAACATGA
- a CDS encoding RNA polymerase sigma factor, giving the protein MALFPFRQSKSKRFERLVQPHLKAMFAFAYRLTGRQHDAEDLVQDVVVKLYPKLDELEAIDQLRPWLNRVLYRQFVDSIRKRPAGREINASVMDDTESATPYLDTLPSDVADPITGLAQASNNVALTRALNQLTPDQRTLILLHDVDDWRQDDIAEVLEVAVGTVKSRLHRTRATLRKFLQAELEPFEGEERELQ; this is encoded by the coding sequence TTGGCTCTGTTTCCATTTCGCCAGTCCAAATCAAAGCGTTTCGAGCGTCTTGTCCAACCGCATCTCAAAGCTATGTTTGCCTTCGCGTATCGCTTGACGGGTAGGCAGCACGACGCGGAAGACTTGGTTCAAGATGTGGTGGTAAAGCTGTATCCAAAACTCGACGAACTCGAAGCTATTGACCAGTTGCGCCCTTGGCTAAATCGAGTGCTATACCGTCAATTTGTTGATTCAATTCGCAAACGCCCAGCCGGCAGAGAAATTAACGCCAGCGTGATGGACGACACCGAATCCGCCACGCCGTACCTGGATACCTTGCCAAGCGATGTGGCCGATCCCATTACGGGCCTGGCTCAGGCTTCAAACAACGTCGCGTTGACCCGTGCACTGAACCAACTGACACCAGACCAACGGACACTTATACTCCTTCACGATGTGGACGATTGGCGGCAAGATGATATTGCCGAAGTTCTGGAAGTCGCTGTGGGCACTGTTAAATCTCGGTTGCATCGCACTCGGGCAACCCTCCGGAAATTTTTACAAGCAGAACTGGAACCTTTTGAAGGTGAAGAACGTGAGCTTCAGTAA